A region from the Aegilops tauschii subsp. strangulata cultivar AL8/78 chromosome 5, Aet v6.0, whole genome shotgun sequence genome encodes:
- the LOC109760210 gene encoding uncharacterized protein, translating to HNPHHSSSRPLPPTHPQPPPSPSLRSRSAATPKPVDVVLWRRGRADLSALLPATAVASGYTVVSLAADVLLLLLAVLYAWSRAARLLGHPAPPIPDLQPAADELAALIRSGLASAFRRVAQGPPGSGRVFACLAAAALLARLARDLPTWCYTVVVGAGNPSCRGAAMVTYRRRRTRTRTTVVW from the exons CACAACCCGCACCACTCGTCCTctcgccccctccctcctacgCACCCACAgccgccgccctctccctccctcaGATCTCGATCCGCCGCCACCCCCAAACCCGTAGACGTGGTGCTGTGGCGCCGAGGCCGGGCCGACCTGAGCGCCCTACTCCCAGCGACCGCCGTCGCCTCCGGATACACGGTCGTGTCGCTGGCCGCCGACGTACTCCTTCTCCTCCTGGCCGTGTTGTACGCGTGGTCCAGGGCCGCGCGCCTCCTCGGCCACCCCGCGCCGCCCATCCCCGACCTGCAGCCGGCGGCCGACGAGCTTGCCGCGCTCATCCGctccggcctcgcctccgcctTTCGCCGCGTCGCGCAGGGCCCGCCTGGCTCCGGGCGCGTCTTCGCCtgtctcgccgccgccgccctgctcGCCAGGCTCGCGCGCGACCTCCCCACATGGTGCTACACAG TTGTGGTGGGCGCCGGAAACCCTAGCTGCCGGGGCGCGGCCATGGTGACCTACCGCAGGCGCAGGACTCGGACTCGGACAACGGTGGTATG GTAG